A region of Cucumis melo cultivar AY chromosome 2, USDA_Cmelo_AY_1.0, whole genome shotgun sequence DNA encodes the following proteins:
- the LOC103502396 gene encoding CRAL-TRIO domain-containing protein C3H8.02: MAVRLSLTLRHPLLPTSYPIPVRATQFRRFAVQNCVSDSDDSRKLVLEVKEKLEREYSSLPLGRNGRDDEEMILWFLKDRKFSVEDAVAKLTKAINWRQEFGVDELSEDSVKGMAETGKAFIHDFLDVNDRPVLMVVASKHLPTVHDPVEDEKLCVFYVEKALSKLPPGKEEILGIVDLRGFRTENADLRFLTFLFDVFYFYYPKRLGQVLFVEAPSVFRPLWQLTKPLLKSYASLVRFCSVDTIKKEYFTEATLPAIFKD, encoded by the exons ATGGCGGTCCGTCTAAGCCTCACTCTACGCCACCCGCTTCTTCCCACCAGTTATCCAATTCCAGTCAGAGCTACTCAATTCCGCCGATTCGCAGTTCAGAATTGCGTCTCCGATTCCGATGACTCTCGCAAG CTTGTCTTGGAAGTGAAGGAGAAACTCGAAAGAGAATATTCTAGTCTTCCTCTAGGTCGGAATGGAAGAGACGATGAAGAGATGATCCTCTGGTTTCTGAAGGACCGAAAGTTTTCTGTTGAAGACGCGGTTGCAAAATTAACAAAAGCTATT AACTGGCGTCAGGAATTTGGAGTAGATGAATTGTCTGAAGATTCAGTAAAAGGAATGGCTGAAACTGGAAAGGCATTCATCCATGATTTTCTTGATGTCAACGACCGGCCAGTACTCATGGTCGTAGCTTCCAAGCACTTACCTACA GTCCATGATCCTGTTGAGGATGAGAAATTGTGTGTGTTCTATGTAGAGAAGGCACTGAGCAAGCTTCCAcctggaaaagaagaaatactcGGAATAGTTGATCTTCGAGGTTTTCGTACCGAGAATGCAGATCTTAGATTCTTGACATTTTTG TTTGATGTGTTCTACTTCTACTATCCAAAACGGCTAGGTCAAGTCCTCTTTGTAGAAGCTCCATCTGTGTTCAGACCACTATGGCAACTTACCAAGCCATTACTAAAATCATATGCCTCTCTG gTGAGATTTTGTTCCGTAGATACAATCAAAAAGGAATACTTTACTGAAGCTACACTGCCGGCCATCTTTAAAGACTAA